In the Mytilus trossulus isolate FHL-02 chromosome 1, PNRI_Mtr1.1.1.hap1, whole genome shotgun sequence genome, one interval contains:
- the LOC134694101 gene encoding uncharacterized protein LOC134694101 isoform X1 has protein sequence MLVKLISLCGNKMKLLCTVLFLLHFLTVVFGKSDITYTFGKDCSVSIEHINEDKTITIVYNGLDDLDIWCNYMSFIGRDEGYLKEYEICITPEVYEDPDCAVELSYTTEYDGAPLETYTCYDKPITKYCGEQDEYMYIFLKPKGSKTRQNVQVKLTVEAVMTYNYYTRIGIIIGSVAGGIFVICVVSGVILFIACKRKRSPGQVMNPGTGVGMGQFQSPNASQPSGNYASPLTGSYPTQPTGSQPTQQTGNGQTPSAPALAGYTYNAPPPEYNKT, from the exons ATGTTAGTTAAACTTATTTCATTGTGTG gtAACAAGATGAAACTGCTGTGCACAGTTCTGtttcttcttcattttcttACAGTAGTGTTTGGAAAAAGTGATATAACAT ACACATTTGGAAAAGACTGTTCTGTGTCCATTGAGCATATAAACGAAGACAAGACAATAACAATTGTATACAATGGACTAGATGATCTAGACATTTGGTGTAATTACATGTCTTTTATCGGAAGAGATGAGGGATATCTGAAGGAATATGAAATCTGTATAACACCGGAAGTGTACGAGGACCCTGATTGTGCAGTTGAATTATCTTATACGACGGAGTATGATGGTGCACCATTAGAG acatataCATGTTATGACAAACCAATAACGAAATATTGTGGAGAACAAGATGAATATATGTACATCTTTCTAAAACCCAAAGGTTCAAAAACTCGGCAGAATGTTCAAGTAAAACTGACAGTTGAAGCTGTAATGACATACAATT aCTATACAAGAATCGGAATAATAATAGGAAGCGTTGCTGGTGGTATTTTTGTAATATGTGTCGTTAGTGGAGTAATATTATTTATTGCGTGTAAAAGAAAAAGATCACCTGGACAGGTCATGAACCCAGGTACTGGAG TAGGAATGGGACAATTCCAGTCACCTAATGCATCACAGCCATCAGGAAACTATGCTTCACCACTGACAGGAAGCTATCCCACTCAACCAACAGGAAGTCAACCTACACAACAAACCGGAAATGGTCAAACTCCATCAGCGCCTGCGTTGGCTGGCTACACATACAATGCTCCTCCGCCAGAATACAATAAAACTTAA
- the LOC134694101 gene encoding uncharacterized protein LOC134694101 isoform X2, translating to MLVKLISLCGNKMKLLCTVLFLLHFLTVVFGKSDITYTFGKDCSVSIEHINEDKTITIVYNGLDDLDIWCNYMSFIGRDEGYLKEYEICITPEVYEDPDCAVELSYTTEYDGAPLETYTCYDKPITKYCGEQDEYMYIFLKPKGSKTRQNVQVKLTVEAVMTYNYYTRIGIIIGSVAGGIFVICVVSGVILFIACKRKRSPGQVMNPGTGGMGQFQSPNASQPSGNYASPLTGSYPTQPTGSQPTQQTGNGQTPSAPALAGYTYNAPPPEYNKT from the exons ATGTTAGTTAAACTTATTTCATTGTGTG gtAACAAGATGAAACTGCTGTGCACAGTTCTGtttcttcttcattttcttACAGTAGTGTTTGGAAAAAGTGATATAACAT ACACATTTGGAAAAGACTGTTCTGTGTCCATTGAGCATATAAACGAAGACAAGACAATAACAATTGTATACAATGGACTAGATGATCTAGACATTTGGTGTAATTACATGTCTTTTATCGGAAGAGATGAGGGATATCTGAAGGAATATGAAATCTGTATAACACCGGAAGTGTACGAGGACCCTGATTGTGCAGTTGAATTATCTTATACGACGGAGTATGATGGTGCACCATTAGAG acatataCATGTTATGACAAACCAATAACGAAATATTGTGGAGAACAAGATGAATATATGTACATCTTTCTAAAACCCAAAGGTTCAAAAACTCGGCAGAATGTTCAAGTAAAACTGACAGTTGAAGCTGTAATGACATACAATT aCTATACAAGAATCGGAATAATAATAGGAAGCGTTGCTGGTGGTATTTTTGTAATATGTGTCGTTAGTGGAGTAATATTATTTATTGCGTGTAAAAGAAAAAGATCACCTGGACAGGTCATGAACCCAGGTACTGGAG GAATGGGACAATTCCAGTCACCTAATGCATCACAGCCATCAGGAAACTATGCTTCACCACTGACAGGAAGCTATCCCACTCAACCAACAGGAAGTCAACCTACACAACAAACCGGAAATGGTCAAACTCCATCAGCGCCTGCGTTGGCTGGCTACACATACAATGCTCCTCCGCCAGAATACAATAAAACTTAA